In a single window of the Anguilla rostrata isolate EN2019 chromosome 6, ASM1855537v3, whole genome shotgun sequence genome:
- the tmem151ba gene encoding transmembrane protein 151B: MSPASAAPTSESSTTTVPEEDAESPREEQRPLKQSLSKSLCRETHWKCLLLSLLMYGCVGVMTWCHVTKVTRLTFDSAYKGKSMMYHDSPCSNGYIYIPLAFLLMLYVVYLVECWHCYTRSELQYKVDVESVSERVQRMQLATPCIWWKAISYHYVRRTRQVTRYRNGDAYTTTQVYHERVNTHVAEAEFDYGNCGVKDISKRLLGLERFAVTKLRFTKCFSFANVESENSYLTQRARFFTENEGLDDYMEAREGMHLKNVDFKEYMMAFSDPAHLPWYASHYAFWAAALLTLSWPLRALTEYRTAYVHYHVEKLFGFDYAPVTPSDERPPFCRHIPRVNTIDSTELEWHIRSNQQLVPSYSEAVLMDLAQLSGCGGYALGGYGGGGGGSGGYRQNCERCHRAISSSSIFSRSALSICNAASPRLPFSASRFSLGRLYGSRRSCLWRSHSGGSLAEGDSAACATESTRCLSGPLSTSATATAASATAAVANGDTTPPPPPPYQDALYFPVLIVHRNEGCLNHNHRSLHRNGSCVETSL, encoded by the coding sequence CAGCGGCCTCTGAAGCAGTCCCTCAGCAAGTCGCTGTGCCGCGAGACGCACTGGAAATGCCTGCTGCTGTCCCTGCTCATGTACGGCTGCGTGGGGGTCATGACCTGGTGCCACGTCACCAAGGTGACGCGCCTGACCTTCGACAGCGCCTACAAGGGCAAGTCCATGATGTACCACGACAGCCCCTGCTCCAACGGCTACATCTACATCCCGCTGGCCTTCCTGCTCATGCTCTACGTGGTCTACCTGGTGGAGTGCTGGCACTGCTACACCCGCAGCGAGCTGCAGTACAAGGTGGACGTGGAGAGCGtgtctgagcgcgtgcagagGATGCAGCTGGCCACGCCCTGCATCTGGTGGAAGGCCATCAGCTACCACTACGTGCGCCGCACGCGCCAGGTCACCCGCTACCGCAACGGCGACGCCTACACCACCACGCAGGTGTACCACGAGCGGGTGAACACGCACGTGGCCGAGGCCGAGTTCGACTACGGGAACTGCGGGGTGAAGGACATCTCCAAGCGGCTGCTGGGCCTGGAGCGCTTCGCTGTCACCAAGCTGCGCTTCACCAAGTGCTTCAGCTTCGCCAACGTGGAGTCGGAGAACTCGTACCTGACGCAGCGCGCGCGCTTCTTCACCGAGAACGAGGGGCTGGACGACTACATGGAGGCGCGCGAGGGCATGCACCTGAAGAACGTGGACTTCAAGGAGTACATGATGGCGTTCTCGGACCCGGCGCACCTGCCCTGGTACGCCTCGCACTACGCCTTCTGGGCGGCGGCGCTGCTGACGCTGTCCTGGCCGCTGCGCGCGCTGACGGAGTACCGCACCGCGTACGTGCACTACCACGTGGAGAAGCTGTTCGGCTTCGACTACGCGCCCGTCACGCCGTCCGACGAGCGGCCGCCGTTCTGCCGCCACATCCCGCGCGTCAACACCATCGACAGCACCGAGCTGGAGTGGCACATCCGGTCCAACCAGCAGCTGGTGCCCAGCTACTCGGAGGCGGTTCTGATGGACCTGGCGCAGCTGTCGGGCTGCGGCGGGTACGCGCTGGGCGGGtacggcggcgggggcgggggcagcggcGGGTACCGGCAGAACTGCGAGCGCTGCCACCGCGCCATCAGCAGCTCGTCCATCTTCTCGCGCAGCGCGCTGAGCATCTGCAACGCGGCCAGCCCGCGCCTGCCCTTCAGCGCCAGCCGCTTCTCGCTGGGCCGGCTCTACGGCTCGCGCCGGAGCTGCCTGTGGAGGAGCCACAGCGGCGGCAGCCTCGCCGAGGGCGACAGCGCCGCATGCGCCACCGAGAGCACCCGCTGCCTGTCCGGCCCGCTGTCCACCAGCGCCACCGCCACCGCAGCCAGCGCCACCGCCGCCGTCGCCAACGGCGAcaccacgcccccgcccccgccgccctaTCAGGACGCCCTCTACTTCCCCGTGCTGATCGTGCACCGCAACGAGGGCTGCCTGAACCACAACCACCGCTCGCTGCACCGCAACGGGTCCTGCGTGGAGACCTCGCTATGA